TGGCGCGAGGGACCGACGAGGACGTCGTGTTCTTCGCCACCGGCTTCGAGACGACCGCGGTCGCGACCGCGGCCGCCCTGCTCGACGACCCGCCGCCGAACCTGAGCGTGCTGTCCGCGCACAAGTTCATTCCGCCGGTGATGGACATCGTCGCCGAGATGCCGGCGACCCGGGTCGAGGGCTTCCTCGCCGCCGGGCATGCGGCGACGATCACCGGCTCCGCCATCTTCGAGGCGTTCGCCGCGCGGCACGGGGTCCCGGTCGTGGTCGCGGGCTTCGAGCCGCTCGACATCCTCGCGGGGCTCGCGCGTCTGCTCGAGCTGATCCGCGACCGCACGCCGCGCGTCGCCAACATGTACCCCCGGTGCGTGACCGAGGCCGGAAACCACGTCGCGCAGGAGCGTCTCTGGCGGGTCTTCCGCCCGGTCGGCGGATGCTGGCGGGGCATCGCCCACGTCCCGAACGGCAACCTCCGGCTCCGCGACGACTGGGCCGACCGCGACGCGCGGCGTCGCTTCCGCATCGACGTCGAACGAGCCATCGACGGCGCGCCGCGCACGCTGGCGCGACAGTGCATCTGCGGCGACATCATGGCCGGAATCGCGTCGCCCGACCGCTGTCCGCTCT
The Candidatus Eisenbacteria bacterium DNA segment above includes these coding regions:
- the hypD gene encoding hydrogenase formation protein HypD produces the protein MSSPARALEFRDPAQGRALVATLARLTREIGRDPVSVMHVCGSHEQAIARFGLRASFPRALEVIMGPGCPVCVTDLAEIDEAVALALDGVRIATYGDIVRVPGTARSLGDAQAEGARVDVVYSVTQAVELARGTDEDVVFFATGFETTAVATAAALLDDPPPNLSVLSAHKFIPPVMDIVAEMPATRVEGFLAAGHAATITGSAIFEAFAARHGVPVVVAGFEPLDILAGLARLLELIRDRTPRVANMYPRCVTEAGNHVAQERLWRVFRPVGGCWRGIAHVPNGNLRLRDDWADRDARRRFRIDVERAIDGAPRTLARQCICGDIMAGIASPDRCPLFGTRCTPQAPVGACMVSSEGTCRIWHEYGGRPDLGASA